From the genome of Clostridium sp. BNL1100, one region includes:
- the glmM gene encoding phosphoglucosamine mutase gives MGRLFGTDGVRGVANLELTPKLAYQLGQAGAYVLTGETKHTPKILVGMDTRISGDMLEAALISGICSVGAQVVSLGVIPTPAIAYLTRQYDADAGVVISASHNPFEYNGIKFFNSNGYKLPDAIEDKIEEIIQNDGEDLPKPVGQNIGFKCYQENALEDYVNFVKGTITGDLEGIKVAIDCANGASFQAAPMALFDLKAEVSVINNEPDGTNINSGCGSTHMQQLQAYVKEIKADIGLAFDGDADRVLAVDENGNIVDGDQIMAIIGLYLKDKGMLAQNTVVATVMSNMGLDIMAKNNGLTIEKTKVGDRYVLEEMLNKGYMLGGEQSGHIIFLDHNTTGDGLLTAVQLLKVLKDSGKKLSELAGVMQILPQVLINAKVTNEKKYKYLDDEVIKKMCKELEDEFKGEGRVLIRPSGTEPLVRVMIEGKKKDIITRRAKELVRVIEGRLS, from the coding sequence ATGGGAAGATTATTTGGAACTGACGGGGTCAGAGGTGTTGCAAATCTTGAATTGACTCCAAAACTTGCATATCAACTTGGCCAGGCAGGCGCTTACGTACTTACCGGAGAAACCAAGCATACACCTAAAATACTTGTTGGTATGGATACAAGAATATCAGGGGATATGCTGGAAGCTGCTCTGATTTCGGGAATTTGTTCTGTAGGAGCGCAGGTTGTCAGCCTTGGAGTAATTCCAACTCCTGCAATAGCGTACCTTACAAGACAGTATGATGCCGATGCGGGTGTTGTTATTTCAGCTTCACATAACCCTTTTGAATATAACGGAATAAAGTTTTTCAATTCAAACGGGTATAAGCTGCCTGATGCTATTGAAGATAAAATTGAAGAAATAATACAAAATGACGGTGAAGATTTGCCTAAGCCGGTAGGACAGAATATTGGATTCAAATGCTATCAGGAAAATGCTCTCGAAGATTACGTAAACTTCGTAAAGGGAACTATTACAGGTGACCTTGAAGGAATAAAGGTAGCAATTGATTGCGCAAATGGGGCATCATTTCAAGCGGCTCCTATGGCACTGTTTGATTTAAAGGCAGAAGTGAGTGTTATAAATAATGAACCTGACGGAACAAATATAAACAGCGGGTGCGGTTCTACACATATGCAGCAGCTTCAGGCGTATGTAAAGGAGATAAAGGCTGACATAGGTCTTGCTTTTGACGGCGATGCTGACAGAGTTCTTGCTGTTGATGAAAACGGTAATATTGTAGACGGCGACCAGATAATGGCTATTATAGGCTTGTACCTGAAGGATAAAGGTATGCTGGCTCAAAATACAGTTGTGGCTACAGTTATGAGCAACATGGGTCTTGATATTATGGCTAAAAATAACGGCCTTACTATTGAGAAAACAAAGGTTGGAGACAGATACGTTCTGGAAGAAATGCTCAATAAAGGATATATGCTTGGCGGTGAGCAGTCCGGCCATATTATATTCCTGGACCACAATACTACAGGAGACGGACTTTTAACTGCCGTTCAGCTGCTGAAGGTTTTAAAAGATTCGGGTAAAAAGCTTTCAGAGCTTGCGGGAGTAATGCAGATATTGCCTCAGGTATTGATAAATGCAAAGGTAACCAATGAAAAGAAGTATAAATACCTGGACGACGAAGTAATCAAGAAGATGTGCAAGGAGCTTGAGGACGAGTTCAAGGGAGAAGGAAGAGTCCTTATTAGACCTTCAGGAACCGAGCCTTTGGTAAGAGTAATGATTGAAGGCAAGAAAAAGGATATTATTACCAGACGTGCAAAGGAACTCGTAAGAGTTATTGAAGGAAGACTGTCTTAA
- a CDS encoding FAD-dependent protein, with the protein MKILISNLVTTLDGEQKELEHQVLQKLRINTNLVKNIKIVKQSTDARKKPGIRFVYSVSCELVDNVKIPADKDIRILDELPEEELFPGNKPIQGRLLVVGTGPAGLFCALILAQNGYRPIVIERGGNVSERTEKVATYWNSGNLDTETNVQFGEGGAGTFSDGKLTTRINDARCEKVLSEFHKFGAPDEILYKAKPHIGTDILKNIVVQMRMEIERLGGTVLFNTKMVDVKNLNGEICGVYTNTNSFIDTNAVVLAIGHSARDTFEMLYRRGITFVQKPFSIGVRIEHPQEVINTAQYGDAAGHPALGPADYQLFCKFLERTAYSFCMCPGGVVVASASETDTIVTNGMSEFKRDKDNANSALVVSVGPGDFGTQHPLAGIEFQRKWERLAFETGGRNNSAPVQRLEDFLEGRTGGLGSVKPSYTGETRCADINNCLPNYVTDSMKQSISYFDRRLKGFGMKDALLTGVETRTSSPVRIPRNDKLECVDLQGLYPAGEGAGYAGGIVSAAVDGIRIAEQIIKTYAIPK; encoded by the coding sequence ATGAAAATTTTAATATCAAATCTGGTAACAACGCTTGATGGAGAACAAAAGGAACTTGAACATCAGGTGCTACAAAAGCTTAGAATAAACACCAATTTAGTTAAAAATATAAAAATAGTAAAACAATCAACAGATGCCAGGAAAAAACCTGGCATACGTTTTGTCTACTCGGTTTCTTGTGAGCTTGTTGATAATGTCAAAATACCTGCCGATAAGGACATTCGAATCCTTGATGAATTACCGGAGGAAGAATTATTTCCGGGAAATAAACCAATACAGGGTAGACTTCTTGTAGTAGGAACCGGCCCTGCCGGTCTTTTCTGTGCACTTATCCTAGCCCAGAACGGTTACAGGCCCATTGTAATTGAACGAGGCGGGAATGTCAGTGAGCGTACCGAAAAGGTGGCTACTTACTGGAATAGTGGAAACCTTGATACCGAAACCAATGTACAGTTCGGTGAAGGGGGAGCAGGTACTTTCTCCGATGGGAAGCTTACAACCAGAATAAATGATGCAAGGTGCGAAAAGGTTCTTAGTGAATTTCACAAGTTTGGTGCACCTGACGAAATATTATACAAAGCAAAACCCCACATTGGTACAGATATTCTAAAGAATATTGTAGTGCAAATGAGAATGGAAATTGAACGTCTTGGGGGAACTGTTCTTTTTAATACGAAGATGGTAGATGTTAAGAACCTAAATGGAGAAATCTGTGGGGTTTACACCAACACCAACTCATTTATAGACACAAATGCTGTAGTACTGGCTATTGGACACAGTGCAAGGGATACCTTTGAAATGCTGTATAGAAGGGGTATTACCTTTGTACAGAAGCCATTTTCAATTGGGGTGAGAATAGAACATCCTCAAGAGGTTATAAACACGGCACAATATGGCGATGCAGCAGGGCACCCGGCACTAGGGCCGGCAGATTACCAGCTTTTCTGCAAATTTTTGGAGCGTACGGCATATTCCTTTTGTATGTGTCCCGGCGGAGTAGTTGTCGCCTCAGCTTCTGAGACGGACACTATAGTTACCAATGGTATGAGTGAATTCAAACGGGACAAGGATAATGCTAACAGTGCATTGGTGGTTTCTGTAGGGCCCGGGGATTTTGGAACACAGCACCCTCTTGCAGGAATTGAGTTCCAGAGAAAATGGGAAAGGCTTGCTTTTGAAACAGGAGGAAGAAATAATAGTGCTCCCGTGCAAAGGCTTGAGGATTTTCTGGAGGGAAGGACAGGAGGACTTGGCAGTGTAAAGCCCAGCTATACCGGAGAAACCCGATGTGCAGATATTAATAATTGTCTGCCGAATTATGTTACGGATAGTATGAAACAGTCAATAAGCTATTTTGACAGAAGGTTAAAAGGGTTTGGCATGAAGGATGCATTGCTTACAGGTGTTGAGACAAGAACCTCATCTCCGGTGAGAATTCCAAGAAACGATAAGCTTGAATGTGTTGATTTGCAGGGACTTTACCCGGCAGGCGAGGGAGCAGGATACGCTGGTGGAATAGTAAGTGCGGCTGTGGACGGAATACGGATAGCAGAACAAATTATTAAAACTTATGCAATTCCGAAATAG
- a CDS encoding CdaR family protein — MKEFLKKDLTLKIFSILFAIFLWFAINPVQTEHYTVPLNVINEESLKSQGLVLNSKNFNKYVVVDVRDKGDVLDNIKDTDFEVTLDLSKVKSVNDKVIALEPPVYLGRERINPKNIELKQKTITLDLARIEENPFIVQVETLGKLPAGYEIISKTAQPDTVSIQDIDTVIASVGSVKAFVDVTGLDRNLEIRKECKVYDKKGVEMPGLGKKLNVDIKIEIGKRVPVIPITQGVPAENYLEGEYSVKPDSILVTGDPDIMDKVNEVKTVPINIEKADKTLNTQVLLQIPNGLKLVSSTREVSVEVKIIPLDVKTYKFEPRDMTLEGTINDNTLAYEIIEPVSVTLKGKKEDMANVTVNSLLAKIDVSGLKDGEHRIPLQVTLPPNITQSGETKVLVKITKVPAEENQNLQQDTR, encoded by the coding sequence GTGAAAGAATTCCTGAAGAAGGATCTAACATTAAAAATATTTTCAATATTATTCGCTATATTTCTGTGGTTTGCAATTAACCCTGTACAGACAGAACATTATACTGTTCCATTAAATGTTATAAATGAGGAGAGTCTTAAATCACAAGGACTTGTTTTGAACAGTAAAAACTTCAACAAATACGTTGTTGTGGATGTCAGGGACAAGGGAGATGTTCTTGATAATATAAAGGACACTGATTTTGAAGTAACCCTTGACTTGTCAAAAGTTAAAAGTGTAAATGACAAGGTTATTGCATTGGAACCACCTGTTTATTTGGGCAGGGAAAGAATTAACCCCAAAAATATAGAGCTCAAGCAAAAAACGATTACACTTGATCTGGCACGTATTGAGGAGAATCCTTTTATAGTTCAGGTGGAAACCCTCGGTAAACTCCCGGCGGGTTACGAGATAATTTCTAAGACTGCACAACCGGATACAGTATCAATACAGGATATTGACACTGTTATAGCTTCAGTTGGCTCCGTAAAGGCTTTTGTTGACGTAACCGGCCTTGACAGAAACCTGGAAATCAGGAAGGAATGTAAGGTATACGACAAAAAAGGCGTGGAGATGCCGGGTCTGGGCAAGAAACTTAACGTTGACATAAAGATAGAGATAGGTAAGAGAGTACCGGTTATACCAATCACACAAGGTGTTCCTGCAGAAAATTACCTTGAGGGTGAATATTCCGTTAAGCCTGACAGCATACTAGTTACAGGTGACCCGGATATCATGGATAAAGTTAACGAGGTTAAGACTGTTCCCATAAATATTGAAAAAGCAGATAAAACTTTAAATACGCAGGTTTTATTGCAGATACCAAATGGTCTCAAGCTTGTGAGTTCTACTCGTGAAGTTAGTGTTGAGGTAAAGATTATTCCGTTGGATGTAAAGACTTATAAATTTGAACCAAGGGACATGACTCTGGAAGGCACTATAAATGACAATACACTTGCTTATGAGATAATAGAGCCTGTATCGGTAACTTTAAAAGGGAAAAAGGAAGATATGGCAAATGTAACGGTGAATAGCCTTTTGGCAAAGATAGATGTAAGCGGGCTGAAGGACGGAGAGCACCGTATTCCGTTACAGGTTACACTGCCGCCAAACATTACGCAGTCAGGTGAGACTAAAGTACTTGTAAAAATAACAAAAGTACCTGCAGAAGAAAATCAGAATTTGCAGCAGGATACAAGGTGA